The following proteins come from a genomic window of Flavobacterium eburneipallidum:
- a CDS encoding TdeIII family type II restriction endonuclease: MSKEERVALAIKDVVSKMMDRVMDNVLINDPFIKEAHHSAKPLYSALVPDEIFKGSHFERRFVTPFGKVWEKLAQVVAVEAHGNCSMGHSVSGIIGSESLRRIQEVLNKLEHNKKGELKVKPDWETELKYIQEGGGDPIPVSVTCDIFIHNEITNTKYAFELKGPLPNSDQTKVSKEKMFKLLAMNPKQVDFAYYALPYNPYGKKEHYKWAFPMRWFNMQQDSSVLIGNEFWELIGGKGTYSNFIKEVNLLGKEYRERIYREFLEMEPPYNFDEVILK; encoded by the coding sequence ATGAGTAAAGAAGAACGTGTAGCATTAGCTATTAAAGATGTAGTTTCAAAAATGATGGATCGAGTTATGGATAATGTTTTAATAAATGATCCATTTATTAAAGAAGCACATCATTCTGCAAAACCATTATATTCGGCATTAGTTCCTGACGAAATATTTAAAGGGTCGCATTTTGAAAGGAGATTTGTAACACCATTTGGAAAAGTTTGGGAAAAATTGGCTCAAGTTGTTGCTGTAGAAGCACACGGAAATTGTTCGATGGGACATAGTGTAAGCGGAATAATTGGAAGCGAAAGTTTAAGAAGAATTCAAGAAGTTTTGAATAAACTTGAACATAATAAAAAAGGAGAATTAAAAGTAAAGCCAGATTGGGAAACTGAATTAAAATATATTCAAGAAGGAGGTGGCGATCCAATTCCTGTTAGTGTTACTTGTGATATTTTTATTCACAATGAAATTACAAATACCAAATATGCTTTTGAATTAAAAGGACCTTTGCCTAATAGCGATCAGACAAAAGTAAGTAAAGAAAAAATGTTTAAACTTTTGGCAATGAATCCTAAACAGGTTGATTTTGCTTATTATGCTTTGCCTTACAATCCTTATGGTAAGAAAGAGCATTATAAGTGGGCTTTTCCAATGAGATGGTTCAATATGCAACAGGATAGTTCTGTTTTAATCGGAAATGAATTTTGGGAATTAATTGGAGGAAAAGGAACTTATTCTAATTTTATTAAAGAAGTAAATTTATTAGGGAAAGAGTATAGAGAACGTATTTACAGAGAGTTTTTAGAAATGGAACCACCGTATAATTTTGATGAAGTCATACTTAAATAA
- the dcm gene encoding DNA (cytosine-5-)-methyltransferase, with protein MNEYMTLSETSEYIGKSKETLRRWDKEGKLLAVREPMSNYRVYRKSDVDTLFADFLDDSIQETISNYAEPHNEYTVLELFAGAGGLAIGMEKAGLKCVALNEIDKWACQTLRKNRPNWNVLEGDIKSFSFTEYENKVDIVTGGFPCQAFSYAGKKLGLADARGTLFYEFARAVKEVNPPICIGENVRGLLSHENGKTLQGMISILDEIGYNVVPVQVLKAINFNVPQKRERLILVGIRKDIDLKFEYPKPYKKIYNLKDALKKGDLFDCDVPKSEGSKYPKSKIDVLNLVPQKGYWRDLPLDIQKEFMGGSFYLGGGKTGMARRMGWDEPCLTLMCSPAQKQTERCHPEETRPFTVREYARIQTFPDDWTFEGSIAQQYKQIGNAVPVNLGKEVGYSIVNFLNKYYHCIK; from the coding sequence ATGAATGAGTATATGACGCTTTCGGAAACTTCTGAATACATTGGTAAAAGTAAAGAAACATTAAGACGTTGGGATAAAGAAGGTAAATTATTAGCTGTTCGTGAGCCTATGAGTAATTATAGAGTTTATCGCAAATCGGATGTAGATACTTTATTCGCCGATTTTTTGGATGATTCAATTCAAGAAACTATATCAAATTATGCAGAGCCTCATAATGAATACACGGTTTTAGAACTTTTTGCTGGAGCTGGAGGTTTGGCTATAGGAATGGAGAAAGCGGGTTTGAAATGTGTTGCATTAAATGAAATTGATAAATGGGCTTGCCAGACTTTAAGAAAAAATCGCCCCAATTGGAATGTTTTAGAAGGGGATATTAAATCTTTTAGTTTTACAGAATATGAAAATAAAGTTGATATAGTAACTGGAGGATTTCCTTGCCAAGCATTTAGTTATGCAGGAAAAAAATTAGGTCTAGCTGATGCAAGAGGAACTTTATTTTATGAATTTGCTAGAGCTGTAAAAGAAGTAAATCCTCCAATTTGTATCGGTGAAAATGTTCGTGGTTTGTTAAGCCACGAAAATGGTAAAACGCTTCAAGGAATGATTTCTATTTTGGATGAAATAGGTTATAATGTTGTTCCTGTTCAAGTTCTAAAAGCAATTAATTTTAATGTTCCTCAAAAAAGAGAACGATTAATTTTAGTTGGAATTAGAAAAGATATTGATTTGAAATTTGAATATCCAAAACCATACAAGAAAATCTATAATTTAAAAGATGCTTTGAAAAAAGGCGATTTATTTGATTGTGATGTTCCAAAATCTGAAGGTTCAAAATATCCAAAAAGCAAGATTGATGTTTTAAATTTAGTTCCTCAAAAAGGATATTGGAGAGATTTACCTTTGGATATTCAAAAGGAATTTATGGGCGGAAGTTTTTATCTTGGTGGTGGGAAAACTGGAATGGCGAGACGAATGGGATGGGACGAACCTTGTTTAACTTTAATGTGTAGTCCTGCACAAAAACAAACCGAAAGATGTCATCCCGAAGAAACTCGACCGTTTACGGTTCGAGAATATGCAAGAATTCAGACTTTTCCTGATGATTGGACTTTTGAAGGTTCCATCGCACAACAATACAAACAGATTGGAAATGCAGTTCCCGTTAATTTAGGAAAAGAAGTGGGCTATTCAATTGTGAATTTTTTGAATAAGTATTATCATTGTATAAAATAA
- a CDS encoding DUF5522 domain-containing protein: MNEQSNENKLIEGEDFYFTPEGYKCFTEKHHLKRGYCCKNGCRHCPYGFDKKTGNIKK, from the coding sequence ATGAACGAACAAAGTAATGAAAATAAATTAATAGAGGGCGAAGATTTTTATTTTACGCCTGAAGGTTACAAATGTTTTACCGAAAAACACCACCTCAAACGAGGCTATTGTTGCAAAAATGGTTGTCGCCATTGTCCGTATGGTTTTGATAAAAAAACGGGTAATATCAAAAAATAA
- a CDS encoding DUF4230 domain-containing protein encodes MLNRILLGAGIIVAIALLFKFCDFKKEDDSTIDYNTNLIQQQIVNVGKLVVTEGHFAEVVTYKDQDEYLMGVVSFEKKAIVIVNADVTVAYDLRQVKYDIDEKTKTITIVNIPKEEIKISPDIKFYDVEQSKLNPFTGDDYNKINKTVRANLAKKIEKSSLKTNAKNRLISELSKILILTNSMGWTLKYEGNVIEKETDFDQKLKG; translated from the coding sequence ATGCTAAACAGGATTTTATTAGGAGCAGGAATTATAGTTGCCATTGCATTGCTTTTCAAGTTTTGTGACTTCAAAAAAGAAGACGATTCTACGATAGATTACAATACTAATCTTATCCAACAACAAATCGTTAATGTTGGAAAATTGGTCGTTACCGAAGGTCATTTTGCCGAAGTAGTAACTTATAAAGATCAAGATGAATATTTGATGGGTGTGGTTTCTTTCGAAAAGAAAGCCATTGTTATTGTAAATGCCGATGTAACGGTAGCCTACGATTTACGCCAAGTAAAATACGATATCGACGAAAAAACCAAAACCATTACCATTGTCAATATCCCAAAAGAAGAAATAAAAATCTCGCCCGATATTAAGTTTTATGATGTTGAGCAAAGCAAGCTGAACCCTTTTACAGGCGACGATTACAACAAAATAAACAAAACAGTTCGTGCCAACCTAGCCAAAAAAATAGAAAAATCTTCCCTGAAAACTAATGCTAAAAACCGCTTGATTTCAGAACTTTCGAAAATCTTAATCCTGACTAATTCTATGGGTTGGACATTGAAATACGAAGGAAACGTTATAGAAAAAGAAACCGATTTTGATCAGAAATTGAAAGGGTAA
- a CDS encoding ELWxxDGT repeat protein, which yields MKKITLAILLFSSIIQAQNPLMIKEVSSSLKPNGNSAKADLNYAKWNGKVFYSGTGSNLLCVTDGTTTGTIGISNLGGSTNISTIIPAQDFVYIVTSDVSFSPSISSTDKIWKSDGTTAGTSLVYAFQTASGLTNVGVFYSVASHKKNYSIDGNTLYFSAYDATNGKEIWKTDGTPAGTMMLKDVKAGTGSSQTAGFCKIPSTTLFIAQSIGLESKLWKTDGTTAGTEQIPVAEPFYIVNQDMAKLGNKVIFFAHNTVDGYEPYVSDGTAAGTFMLKNINPTGNSLTTQAMGLHLKMTDKYCFFIANNGTTNALWRTDGTIDGTIEVIPNVTNGISDAGYSSSDAENLWFINYLGNNASQQLYKSNGTVEGSSLVHSTLSYPQNLTTYKGAAWFQSKDIAALFNAEVWRSDGLNVNTGLALDIASLSASSDPYAFFELNNKLYFFGKNGSTHNLYQYTGDFTFNGSVSNDWNNKNNWNSLLKPGMTDEVTIPTGQNIDVTANSFAKNAIVNGNLNLVSGNLDISGNITLSNSAKITLNNNILNLKGVLSSLTGTNTSYVITNGTGTVNVENVDGARGTISLPIGTVANYNPVSLSNSGTSDTFSVQVSDGISGTTNGAVNATWEITEATIGGSNVSLNLGWNQAQENGNFVRNTAKIGHFVGGNWTQETSGAVTGSNPYTLLATGISSFSPFSVMNFSALSTADFNESKVAIYPNPSNGQFTIQVNTEMLGAKVNVYNLLGQNVSSFDLNSIQIQHTLPKGVYLLEIEKYDIVKKLIVN from the coding sequence ATGAAAAAAATTACCCTCGCTATTTTATTGTTTTCATCGATAATACAAGCACAAAATCCACTGATGATAAAAGAGGTTTCCTCCTCGCTAAAACCCAATGGAAATTCGGCCAAAGCCGATTTGAATTATGCTAAATGGAACGGAAAAGTGTTCTATTCAGGAACGGGAAGCAACCTCCTTTGTGTGACCGATGGTACTACGACAGGAACAATTGGAATTTCTAATTTAGGAGGAAGCACCAATATTTCGACCATAATTCCGGCGCAAGATTTTGTGTATATCGTTACAAGTGATGTGTCTTTTTCTCCATCAATTTCTTCAACAGATAAAATATGGAAATCAGACGGGACTACTGCAGGAACTTCCTTGGTTTATGCTTTTCAAACTGCTTCAGGGCTCACTAATGTGGGCGTTTTTTACAGCGTAGCGTCACACAAAAAAAATTATTCCATCGATGGAAACACACTTTATTTCTCGGCTTATGATGCCACCAACGGAAAAGAAATTTGGAAAACCGACGGAACTCCTGCCGGGACAATGATGCTTAAAGATGTAAAAGCGGGTACAGGCAGTAGCCAAACCGCAGGATTCTGTAAAATTCCAAGTACAACATTATTTATTGCTCAAAGCATTGGTCTTGAAAGTAAATTATGGAAAACTGATGGGACCACGGCAGGAACCGAACAAATTCCCGTGGCAGAGCCGTTTTATATCGTCAATCAAGATATGGCAAAATTGGGAAATAAAGTTATTTTCTTTGCCCACAACACCGTCGATGGTTACGAACCCTATGTGAGTGATGGTACGGCGGCAGGAACTTTTATGCTGAAAAATATCAATCCAACGGGCAATTCATTGACAACCCAAGCCATGGGTTTGCATTTAAAAATGACCGACAAATATTGCTTTTTTATTGCCAATAATGGAACTACAAACGCTTTGTGGAGAACCGACGGAACAATAGATGGAACAATTGAAGTAATACCCAATGTTACCAACGGCATTAGCGATGCAGGATATTCATCATCAGATGCCGAAAATTTGTGGTTTATCAACTACCTAGGCAATAACGCTTCACAACAGTTGTACAAATCCAACGGAACGGTCGAAGGTAGTTCTTTGGTACATTCTACTTTGAGTTATCCACAAAATTTGACAACTTACAAAGGAGCTGCGTGGTTTCAATCTAAAGATATAGCTGCGTTATTTAATGCAGAAGTTTGGAGAAGCGACGGGTTGAACGTGAATACAGGATTAGCATTAGATATTGCAAGTTTGTCTGCAAGTAGCGATCCTTATGCTTTTTTCGAATTAAACAATAAACTTTATTTTTTTGGAAAAAATGGCAGTACCCATAATTTATATCAATATACGGGCGATTTTACGTTTAACGGTTCGGTCAGCAATGATTGGAATAATAAAAACAATTGGAATAGCTTGCTGAAACCAGGAATGACTGATGAGGTGACGATTCCAACTGGACAGAACATTGATGTAACTGCAAACTCTTTTGCGAAAAACGCAATTGTCAATGGCAATCTAAATTTGGTTTCCGGGAATTTAGACATCTCTGGAAATATTACTTTGTCGAATTCGGCAAAAATTACTTTGAACAACAATATTCTAAACCTGAAAGGAGTATTGTCGTCATTGACTGGAACTAATACGAGTTATGTGATAACCAACGGAACAGGAACGGTAAACGTAGAAAATGTAGATGGAGCCAGAGGAACAATTTCTTTGCCAATAGGAACCGTTGCCAATTACAATCCAGTTTCTCTATCCAATTCAGGAACTTCCGATACTTTTTCTGTCCAAGTTTCAGATGGAATTTCGGGTACGACAAATGGTGCGGTAAACGCCACTTGGGAAATAACCGAAGCAACAATTGGCGGAAGCAATGTCAGTTTGAATTTAGGTTGGAATCAAGCTCAAGAAAACGGAAATTTTGTTAGAAATACGGCTAAAATTGGTCATTTCGTAGGCGGAAATTGGACGCAAGAAACTTCAGGAGCAGTTACGGGAAGCAATCCTTACACTCTTTTGGCTACAGGAATTAGTAGTTTTTCACCTTTTTCGGTAATGAATTTTTCCGCTCTTTCTACAGCCGATTTCAACGAATCCAAAGTAGCTATTTACCCGAATCCGTCCAATGGACAATTTACCATTCAAGTCAATACTGAAATGTTGGGAGCAAAAGTGAATGTTTATAATCTATTGGGACAAAATGTGAGCTCCTTTGATTTGAATTCAATTCAAATTCAACATACATTGCCAAAAGGTGTTTATTTACTTGAAATAGAAAAATATGATATAGTAAAGAAATTGATAGTAAACTAA
- a CDS encoding response regulator — protein MNVKIAVVDDNSFLMKAVQEKLSFFEEFVLKFTAFDGLDLIEKLGANHNIDLILMDIEMPKMNGIDATSFVKQKYPQIKIIMLTVFDNDENIFNAIKAGADGYLLKEVNPKDLHQGILDTMDGGATMTPSIAMKTLKLFRNPINFEVVANCEDIKLTVREVEVLEQLSKGLKYNAIANNLFLSVGTIRKHVENIYTKLQVHNKLEAIQKAQQNKLI, from the coding sequence ATGAATGTAAAAATAGCCGTAGTTGATGATAATTCATTCTTAATGAAAGCAGTACAGGAAAAACTTTCTTTCTTTGAAGAGTTTGTGTTAAAATTTACTGCTTTTGATGGACTCGATTTAATCGAAAAATTAGGAGCAAATCACAACATCGATTTGATTTTGATGGATATAGAAATGCCAAAAATGAACGGAATTGACGCCACAAGTTTTGTCAAACAAAAATACCCGCAAATAAAAATCATCATGCTCACCGTTTTTGATAACGATGAAAATATTTTTAATGCTATAAAAGCTGGTGCCGACGGTTATTTACTCAAAGAAGTCAATCCCAAAGATTTGCACCAAGGAATTCTAGACACGATGGATGGCGGTGCCACAATGACGCCTTCTATCGCTATGAAAACTCTAAAATTATTCCGAAATCCTATCAATTTTGAAGTTGTTGCTAATTGCGAAGACATCAAATTGACGGTCAGAGAAGTGGAGGTTTTAGAACAATTAAGCAAGGGTTTGAAATATAATGCTATAGCAAATAATTTATTCCTTTCGGTAGGAACCATTCGCAAACACGTTGAGAATATTTATACTAAACTACAAGTACACAACAAGCTCGAAGCTATCCAGAAAGCCCAGCAAAACAAATTGATTTAA
- a CDS encoding tetratricopeptide repeat-containing sensor histidine kinase: protein MRKRIFFLFFMATFYSYSQNAQEIINGLKEALKEKPDIKKTAVIYSDLTWYYSSISLDSAMVYGKKAITESIKTADSTLIAQVYSDVGAVYFRKGDYQNSKKNYLNAYKIRKKKKDYAGMAKVKANLANIYNKLGDKKLALKTYLETVDFFEKTGNYDALSLTKANIGLLFLETRNYPKAKNYLKDAITYQEKNGQHTGLCTSYLTLGNVYLKMKDTLKALTYYNKCIVVSKKTGNKLSLSSALVNIGGIKSNQVKSQEANSLLSTSQKIRNDLNIKNEESALTLLQIKEKISASRFDEAKKDLLKLKKVYENDPNEKEGLLETYFSLVSVYGYIKISDSVSFYADKSAKLQVEIQETAVVKQTAELETKYQTTKKEKLLLQKEAEAKQKNEIIIGISFLAFFTALIAFLIYRQQKLKNKQQEQEFELKTAISKIENQNKLQEQRLNISRDLHDNIGSQLTFIISSVDNVKYAFDIDNPKLDDKLTNISSFAKETIVELRDTIWAMNSNEITFEDLESRINNFIEKAKEAKDEIQFSFAKDMELKDTKFTSVEGMNIYRTIQEAVNNAIKYADATTISIKVKSIETQIQITIQDNGIGFDEITVQKGNGLQNMQKRIEDIGGKFSLKSSNDGTQIQIWI from the coding sequence ATGAGAAAAAGAATATTTTTTTTATTTTTCATGGCAACATTTTATTCCTATTCTCAAAACGCACAAGAAATAATAAATGGATTAAAAGAAGCTTTAAAAGAAAAACCAGACATTAAAAAAACTGCCGTAATTTATTCAGATTTAACGTGGTATTATTCTAGTATTTCTTTAGATTCGGCAATGGTTTATGGTAAAAAAGCAATAACAGAATCGATAAAAACAGCTGACTCTACATTAATCGCTCAAGTATATAGCGATGTTGGTGCAGTATATTTTAGGAAGGGGGATTATCAAAATTCAAAAAAGAATTATCTCAATGCTTATAAAATTAGAAAGAAGAAAAAAGATTATGCTGGAATGGCAAAAGTAAAAGCCAATTTAGCTAATATTTATAACAAATTAGGGGACAAAAAATTAGCTTTAAAAACTTATTTAGAAACGGTAGATTTTTTTGAAAAAACAGGAAATTATGACGCTCTTTCATTGACAAAAGCCAATATCGGCCTTTTATTTCTGGAAACGAGAAATTATCCTAAAGCAAAGAATTATTTGAAAGATGCTATCACTTATCAAGAAAAAAATGGTCAACATACAGGTTTGTGTACATCATATCTGACTCTTGGAAATGTGTATTTGAAAATGAAAGATACTTTAAAGGCATTAACTTATTATAACAAGTGTATTGTTGTTTCTAAAAAAACAGGTAATAAACTTTCTTTGTCTAGTGCATTGGTAAATATAGGAGGAATAAAGTCGAATCAAGTAAAGTCGCAAGAGGCCAATTCTTTATTATCTACATCGCAAAAAATCAGGAATGATTTGAATATTAAAAATGAAGAATCAGCCCTTACATTGTTGCAGATAAAAGAAAAAATAAGTGCTTCACGATTTGACGAAGCAAAAAAAGATTTATTAAAATTAAAAAAAGTGTATGAAAATGATCCTAATGAAAAGGAAGGATTATTAGAAACTTATTTTTCTTTAGTTTCAGTTTATGGTTACATAAAAATATCGGATAGCGTGAGTTTTTATGCTGATAAATCAGCCAAATTACAGGTCGAAATTCAAGAAACAGCGGTTGTTAAACAAACTGCTGAACTCGAAACCAAATACCAAACCACAAAAAAAGAAAAACTCCTTCTGCAAAAAGAAGCAGAAGCTAAACAAAAAAACGAAATTATAATTGGAATTTCATTTTTAGCTTTTTTTACAGCATTAATCGCATTCTTAATCTACCGTCAACAAAAACTAAAAAACAAACAGCAAGAACAAGAATTTGAACTAAAAACAGCCATTTCCAAGATAGAAAATCAAAATAAACTACAAGAACAACGCTTGAATATTTCCAGAGATTTACACGATAATATTGGTTCACAGCTGACTTTTATTATTTCATCCGTCGATAATGTCAAGTACGCTTTTGATATAGATAATCCGAAATTGGACGATAAATTAACCAATATTAGTTCCTTTGCTAAAGAGACTATTGTCGAACTTCGAGATACGATTTGGGCTATGAACAGCAACGAAATTACTTTCGAAGATCTAGAATCCAGAATCAATAATTTTATCGAAAAAGCCAAAGAAGCCAAGGACGAAATTCAATTTTCGTTTGCAAAAGATATGGAATTGAAAGATACCAAATTTACCTCTGTCGAAGGAATGAACATTTATCGAACCATTCAGGAAGCAGTAAATAACGCTATAAAATATGCTGATGCTACGACAATTTCAATAAAAGTTAAAAGTATAGAAACTCAAATCCAAATCACTATTCAAGACAACGGAATTGGTTTTGATGAGATTACTGTTCAAAAAGGAAACGGCTTGCAAAACATGCAAAAACGAATTGAAGATATTGGAGGGAAATTTAGTTTAAAATCGTCAAATGATGGAACACAAATTCAGATTTGGATATAA
- a CDS encoding T9SS type A sorting domain-containing protein, whose amino-acid sequence MKRIFTLLLILFLNVQTNAQCWQTISTGNLFTAAIKTDGTLWTWGDHQYGQLGIGAVTTDAGSPVQVGTANDWVFVTAGWYTVFAIKSNGTLWAWGQNTYGKLGDGTQTNRNVPVQIGTDTNWQSVSSNSNNTVAIKTDGSLWSWGGNLSGQVGDGTYTNRYAPVRIGTANNWVSVSVGNSHTLAKRSDNTIWVWGVGLNGQLGLATVNLKNVPTQIGTGTDWSQIEAGFSHSVAIKNDGTLWTWGYNANGQLGDNTTVNKNVPTQVGTDTNWQKIKAYEHNLAVKTNGTLWAWGFNGGYQLGDNTLTNRLVPYQLTSVSNVAKISAGGHFSFVQDANGSTYGFGVNSDGMLGSGDYLTKQTPNLIFQCSGLGLKGLLVEEFKIYPNPSNGNFNIEVDENLIGAKVTVYSLLGQKVREFILRFNSTSEFLQQGTYFLQIEKGRNKIIKKLIMN is encoded by the coding sequence ATGAAAAGAATATTTACTTTACTGTTAATTTTATTTTTAAATGTACAAACCAACGCTCAATGTTGGCAAACCATTTCTACAGGTAACCTGTTTACGGCAGCAATCAAAACCGATGGAACACTCTGGACGTGGGGAGATCATCAATACGGGCAATTGGGAATTGGAGCGGTAACGACCGATGCTGGAAGTCCGGTGCAAGTGGGAACGGCAAACGACTGGGTTTTTGTAACAGCTGGTTGGTACACCGTTTTTGCCATAAAAAGCAACGGCACACTTTGGGCTTGGGGACAAAATACCTACGGGAAATTGGGAGACGGAACCCAGACCAACAGAAATGTGCCCGTTCAAATAGGAACAGATACCAATTGGCAATCGGTTTCGTCTAATAGCAATAATACGGTAGCCATAAAAACCGACGGTTCTTTGTGGTCTTGGGGAGGCAATTTATCAGGGCAAGTGGGTGATGGAACTTATACCAATAGATATGCTCCAGTTCGAATTGGAACAGCAAACAATTGGGTTTCGGTTTCGGTTGGAAACAGCCATACCTTGGCAAAACGCTCCGATAATACCATTTGGGTTTGGGGAGTTGGCTTGAATGGACAATTGGGTTTGGCGACGGTAAATTTAAAAAATGTTCCCACCCAAATAGGTACAGGCACCGATTGGAGCCAGATTGAAGCAGGTTTCAGCCATTCGGTGGCGATAAAAAATGACGGGACACTTTGGACTTGGGGTTATAATGCCAATGGACAACTAGGAGATAATACCACGGTAAACAAAAATGTCCCTACACAAGTAGGAACAGATACCAACTGGCAAAAAATAAAAGCTTACGAACACAATTTGGCGGTTAAAACCAATGGAACTTTGTGGGCTTGGGGATTCAATGGTGGGTATCAATTGGGAGACAATACCTTGACGAATCGTTTGGTGCCATATCAGTTGACAAGCGTTTCAAACGTGGCCAAAATAAGTGCGGGAGGTCATTTTTCGTTTGTTCAAGATGCAAATGGAAGTACTTATGGTTTTGGAGTGAATTCAGATGGAATGTTGGGTTCAGGAGATTATTTGACTAAACAAACCCCAAACCTGATTTTTCAATGTTCTGGATTGGGTTTGAAGGGTCTTTTGGTTGAAGAATTCAAAATTTATCCCAACCCTTCAAACGGTAATTTTAATATTGAAGTTGATGAAAATTTAATTGGTGCTAAAGTTACTGTTTACAGTCTTTTGGGACAAAAAGTAAGAGAGTTTATTTTAAGATTTAATTCAACTAGTGAATTTTTACAACAAGGAACTTACTTCCTTCAAATAGAAAAAGGCAGAAATAAAATTATCAAAAAACTGATTATGAATTAA